One segment of Gammaproteobacteria bacterium DNA contains the following:
- a CDS encoding transcriptional regulator gives MEIRPIRTEDDYQAALRQVSAFFDQEPKPGSPEGDRFEVMLTLLEAYEAQHFPIDLPDPVAAIQFRMEQAGLTPKDLQPMIGRLNRVYEVLNRKRPLTLNMIWKLHQTLGIPAESLIRPPDPR, from the coding sequence ATGGAAATTCGCCCGATTCGCACCGAGGACGATTATCAAGCCGCACTGCGCCAGGTTTCCGCGTTCTTCGATCAGGAGCCAAAACCGGGTTCGCCGGAGGGCGACCGTTTCGAGGTCATGCTGACCCTGCTGGAAGCTTATGAAGCACAACATTTTCCCATCGATTTGCCGGATCCTGTCGCGGCCATCCAGTTTCGCATGGAACAGGCGGGTCTAACGCCCAAAGATTTACAACCCATGATCGGCCGCCTGAATCGAGTCTATGAGGTACTCAATCGCAAGCGCCCGTTGACCCTGAACATGATCTGGAAATTACATCAGACCCTGGGCATTCCCGCCGAGAGCCTGATCCGTCCTCCAGACCCGCGTTGA
- a CDS encoding type II toxin-antitoxin system HigB family toxin encodes MKIIAVKALREFWERFPDAEQPLKAWVDEARKAQWTQPADTKRHYRSASILKNRRIVFNIKGNAYRLVASVAYRFGAVYIKFIGTHEQYDGIDAETVDEEY; translated from the coding sequence ATGAAAATCATTGCAGTCAAGGCCCTGCGCGAGTTCTGGGAACGGTTCCCGGACGCTGAGCAACCCCTTAAGGCGTGGGTGGATGAAGCCAGAAAGGCGCAGTGGACGCAACCCGCCGATACCAAACGCCATTATCGCAGCGCCAGCATCCTCAAAAACCGGCGGATCGTCTTCAATATCAAAGGTAATGCTTACCGATTGGTCGCATCAGTTGCCTATCGATTTGGGGCCGTGTACATCAAGTTCATTGGTACGCACGAGCAATATGATGGGATCGATGCCGAAACCGTTGACGAGGAGTATTAA
- a CDS encoding Uma2 family endonuclease has translation MISALHPPAVPIQHIDQRVCLHDISWEGYEAFLAMRGDQAGARVTYLQGELELMSPSINHEHFKTLLGRLLEAYAEERNIELNGYGSWTVKSAAVERGVEADECYVVGIRDEPPSIPDIAIEVVWTSGGIDKLEVYRGLGVPEVWFWQKGQLQFFLLQEGGYSPSARSRLLPDLDPALMARCMSESSQTQAVRALRAALREG, from the coding sequence ATGATTTCCGCATTGCATCCTCCAGCAGTTCCGATTCAGCACATTGATCAGCGTGTCTGCCTGCACGACATCAGTTGGGAAGGGTATGAAGCTTTTCTGGCGATGCGCGGCGATCAGGCTGGCGCCCGCGTGACTTATCTTCAAGGGGAACTGGAGCTGATGTCGCCTTCAATCAACCACGAGCATTTCAAAACCTTGTTGGGCCGTTTGCTGGAGGCTTACGCCGAAGAACGCAATATCGAATTGAACGGCTATGGCTCGTGGACGGTGAAGTCCGCCGCAGTGGAGCGCGGCGTCGAAGCCGATGAATGCTATGTCGTGGGAATCAGAGACGAGCCGCCGAGCATTCCGGATATCGCTATCGAGGTGGTTTGGACTTCGGGAGGCATTGATAAGTTGGAAGTGTACCGAGGTCTGGGCGTTCCTGAAGTCTGGTTTTGGCAAAAAGGCCAACTCCAGTTTTTTCTGTTGCAGGAGGGCGGCTACTCGCCAAGCGCCCGAAGTCGCCTGTTGCCCGATCTTGACCCGGCGTTGATGGCCCGTTGCATGAGCGAGTCCAGCCAAACTCAGGCGGTGCGCGCTTTGCGCGCTGCGTTGCGGGAGGGATAG
- a CDS encoding UPF0175 family protein: MNTLLLEIPADALPAPADPPELFAAEARFLLALKLFELGRVSSGKAGRLCGMGRVEFLLAASRAGTPVVHLTAEEMAREFVWDD; encoded by the coding sequence ATGAATACCTTATTACTGGAAATCCCGGCAGATGCCTTGCCCGCTCCCGCCGATCCTCCAGAATTATTTGCGGCTGAAGCCCGCTTTCTGCTGGCGTTGAAGCTGTTCGAGTTGGGCCGGGTTTCCTCAGGCAAGGCGGGACGTCTCTGCGGCATGGGACGAGTCGAGTTTCTGCTGGCCGCCAGCCGCGCCGGAACTCCGGTTGTTCACCTGACCGCGGAGGAGATGGCGCGTGAGTTCGTCTGGGATGATTGA
- a CDS encoding DUF3368 domain-containing protein: protein MIERAVINAGPLVALSLLEKLDVLPALFTEFWIPAPVYTEVVTAGLGRPGAMDLSAPQWRAHIRQAPDPDPLLVAELDPGEASVIALARTLLPCLAIIDERRGRRIAQQIYGLPVRGTAGLLVEARRRGFVGELRPMLYQLKAAGYFLADSVIDAACQAAEAPH, encoded by the coding sequence ATGATTGAACGCGCTGTGATTAACGCCGGTCCTCTGGTGGCGCTGTCGCTTCTGGAAAAGCTGGATGTGTTGCCGGCGCTGTTTACAGAATTCTGGATTCCCGCGCCGGTTTATACCGAAGTCGTAACCGCTGGGCTGGGTCGTCCCGGCGCGATGGACTTGAGTGCGCCACAATGGAGGGCGCATATTCGCCAAGCGCCGGACCCGGACCCCTTATTAGTCGCGGAACTCGATCCGGGAGAGGCATCTGTCATCGCGCTTGCCCGTACCTTGCTACCCTGCCTGGCGATCATCGACGAACGGCGTGGTCGCCGCATCGCGCAACAGATTTATGGCTTGCCCGTCAGGGGTACGGCGGGTCTGCTGGTCGAGGCAAGGCGGCGCGGATTCGTGGGTGAACTCCGCCCGATGCTTTATCAGCTCAAGGCCGCTGGCTATTTTCTGGCTGATTCAGTGATTGACGCTGCGTGTCAAGCGGCAGAAGCTCCTCATTGA